The Sabethes cyaneus chromosome 1, idSabCyanKW18_F2, whole genome shotgun sequence DNA segment gGTACGAGTgttgtacggagttgcaggctacgggacatcagctggctacgtaatccgaaaacggccctgttggcagcctttTTACTTAACGAGTCACATCGCTGTCACTTGTCAtgaacgtaccaaggtaaacaaattcgtcgaccatttcaaaagtatatccaactatcaccaccgcagttccaacatccACGGGCcaacatatactttgttttgaaagaatttaTGAAAAGCTTTGCGTCGCGCAGCTTCCACTTTAGGACGCGTGTTCTCtgtttccacagctctacggttaacaccgatgataccgatgtcatccgcaaacgctaggagcatatgaggtTTCTTGAAGATGGTACCGATTCTCTATATGCctacccttcgaatagcaccttccaatacaatgttgaaaagcaaattcaaaccatctaacgtcaccaTCGAATCCGATGTTTCACCCGCTATCCTAATGCTTGATTGGAACCATTAACAATAGAACGTTTCAGCCctgtcagttttgttggaaaaccatgttcgagcATAATTTGCCACACCTCATTGCGTTTAACTGAACCGTACACCGCcctgaagtctataaacaaatggtgagtctgcaagttaaattgccggaatttatcgaggcgctacaatgctagtagatctttagtgactaagtgaacgttcatttagtcactaatgagttactagcattgtagcaccgtaaatacaaaagatacagcaatactttattcagaaaagttgtagataataagtagttcttcaatcgtcccatatataagtttttcaaattctgaatgactgagacggtactgtcaaatgaatgtgcgcccgttctttcaaaagttcggtcccgactttcaaaagttcagcagggatgtcatcctttccagctgctttgtcaTTTTCAGCAATCTCGCTGATAAGATTATAAACCTCGTACAAAGttagtggatccacagcttgtccatcatcttcaGTCGTTCTCCTATTTCTGTTGAGTGCTCCATCTTGTTGACCATTCAACAATGTATCGAAATATTGTtcccaacgcctagccacctccttCATCCATTGCTTGGCAATTTCGCTGCCCATCAAACCAGATATGCTGGAGTACAGTctgtccacaatcatgggtcacacacaattgtgggtcattttagctctagCTGCTGATTCGCGTTTAcatatcacctaatgattgatcaaattattactGCTACTTATGACTAACAATTTTAGCAATCACttcgtataatattcacgcattaatcagcagaaaaagctaaaatggcccataattgtgtgtgacccatgattgtggactgactgtatatttGCAAATTTCCAATTGCTGTTTTATTCAACATGATACGTAACAAAGAAAAGGTCTTTACCTTGCCTTTTTCGGTTATCCAGCAGCTAAACTATTGTAAACATCTCTGAACCGTATTTAGTTAAATAGAGAGAAGATACCGTCCTGTATCGTAAATGAATAACTTGAACCGCAATTAACGTATTATCAgtatgagaaaagtttaataatacttccaggtggacaaaaaaAAGGAGTTTAGAAATGCTTGTACGAGTGCAAAAGGCAGAAACAtgtcgaaaataattttcacgcattcaacTACGAGCAGTTCTGTTAGTGGtaaagaggtcgtgcggtgccgtcatagcgaattgaGAGCGGATGCAACTTCGTTACTTTTGCTTGTCTTGAATGCAGTCTGGCATAATTGGTTTGTGTCTCGCTTAATGCGGACGATTgtaccacgaaaatatggcgccccatcaggggcctggtttcggttacagacaaggctcttatatgtgcagaagaagaagatagaTGGCAGGACACCTGACAAGTGTTCCCTTGCGTGGCACTTAAAAATCGATATTTTTCTGTATTGGAACCGATGCGATGCACTTTAAGATTTTTCAGACGGACACTCTACCTTCCCGTGAGGCGTAGTCTGACGTCAGGAAACAATCTGCTGGGTCTTCGTCCATCTGTGATTCATTTTCATCCACAAAATCAGTATTAATTTTAAGCTTATAAGAAAAACGCATTAAGACTGTTAAGACTTTTCGCGTTTCTTTTAAAAAAGCTATAGATAGAAATTCTTTGTAATATTGTAAGAAACAGAAAGTAAAAGTTGAATTTGGCTTCTCCTTAATCACCAGAAATTCTTTCGAATTGTTCGAATCGGGCGAGACCAGACAGCAAACCCTTCCATAGGTGGCCACATCTCCGAAGTTTGCTACCGTACTGCGGTGCAATGGTACAGCTTCGTCTAAACCCTTTTGGTTACCTTCACCGTCATTAGGTGCGTGTGTCGCAATCTTCTTGTTCCAGCCATTCGAAAGACGTATCAAATCTCCATCCTTTCGAGCTTCAACTAGCCATTACAACAATAAGCTCTTTATCGTCGCcagaaaagaaacagaaaagagcTACCGAAAAAAAAGTAGAACCACTCCCCAATTCCGTTCCGTAATTCCCGCTGGCTTTCAGAGTAGCAcagcaaaagaaaagaaaaacacgtCAGCGGCACTAACCAGCCAAGCGTATGTTCACTTCCAGCGGAACCACTCGAGCCAGCATTCACCATCAGAGAACTTTCAGCGCCAAGTGGATCCTCTCATCCTCATGCTGGATGCTGCTGGTGAAGAAACCAGAAACACAATTCGACACAACACACTCACGCGGAATAATACCTTGCGCGCGGACGCCCCAAACTGCCGGGTTTGAAAAGGGGAGGAATACACACAGTGTGTAACTCCGGTATTTGCAccggaagaaaacaaaaagtagctCTCGCAATCACAGGAGCAGAACTGTTTTTTTTGCCTTCTACCATTTTACTACTGGTACTGGCGAATGCACTGAGTCGAAAAACTCCACCCGAAAGCCCTCTCAGAAGTGGCTCTTAGTGTGTGTTATAACAATCACAATCAGCACTCGGTGCCGTCCGATTCAGGCTCTCAAGATATAGCCGGTTTCATTGTTAACGGTCTAACGGGAAAAAATGTAACTCCATTTTCGTCGTCGTCAAAATATTTGGCCAGAAACCCCGCTATCGGCCTGAGACGGACCGAAAAAAAAGTCAATAAATTTGACCTTTTCCGGTTGAATTCTCAAGATACTTTCCCGCCCATCGGTCGTCCGCCAACTAGCTTTGCACTTTTCCTGCGAGCATTCAGTTACAGATAGCTTGATTAGTGAATCGTAAATTATTCTTACATCCCTTTCTCTTTTACGTTCCTTTCTCCTACCAGCTCCAGCTGAGCCAGCACAAATTGACCCCGACGTCATCGGTGATTGCCAACTCCGTTTCCACAAGCCAAAGCAGTTCTTCGCAAAGCCTCACCAGTACGAGCTCCATCACAACGCAAGCGGCTGTAAGCGTCGACAGCGCGGGTTCTTCCACAGCAGCAGGTGGCGCTGGCGCCGCTCAATCGCAGAACTCATCCGTAGGGCAAGCGCTGAACAAGTCCGACCAGAAGCCCGTCGAGTGCAACCTGTGCCACCGGAAGTTCAAAAACATCCCGGCCCTTAACGGGCACATGCGCCTACATGGAGGCTACTTCAAGAAAGACTCCGAAACGAAAAAATGTGATAAGAAAGAACATACCGGACCGCCGCTGCAAACCGCCAGCGTCGGTGTGCGGGCCCTGATCGAGGAAAAGATCATCAACAAGCGCAGTAAGGACCTGAAGGTATGTACCCGCTATTCATTCAACTTTATCGGTGTTTGGTGTTCTAATCTAGTTGAACTTTTCCCAATTTGGTAACCGTAGAATCTGTTGTTGAAGGGTTCGTTCGTCGTGCCAGCGGCACCGCTGACCGCTCGAAGACTTCTAGAAGCTAGCGAGGCGTTGCTGACCCCCAAGCCTGGAACGGTAGCGATCGTATCAACACAAAATGGAACCACTCAGATTATCAATCCGAAAGCAACTATTATGGCGGCGGCAGGTGGTGCACTCTCGGTCACTACCAACTCCGGAGGGCTTCCTACCGAAGTCAAAGATGCCACATTGATAGAGCTGCTAAAACGAGGAACAAAGGTGGCCGTAAAGCGTACCTGTTCGGATCCTGGTCAACTAGCGATCGCAACACAAACAACGCAATCTTCGATTGCAACGAGTGCAACCACCAGAACCGTCGTGCTGCCGGCAAACCTCAATACGGCGTCGTCAACGACCGGCGGGGCACTGTCGATCGCCAATAGTTTGACAACGACCGCCAGCAGCGATTCAACGCCTCTGTCACTCACAATATCACAAGCGCCTTCCGGCAGTGCGGATGTTTTCACTTTAGCCTACTCGACCGATGCAACCGGCGCTGCTGCCTTCTTTAGTGATAACGATGTGTACAGTGTTAGCGATACGACCATGCTATTGCAGGCCGTAGACTCGATCCAGCTCCTTCAGGATCCCTCGTCATCCGATCAGCTAGACGAAATAGCATCACTTTCCGACTACACAACAATCAACGAGCAAACCTTTACTCCTTCCCGTCAGCTGCAAGCCGTACTGGACTCTCCACTACCTGAAAGTTTAGCTGAATTCAGTGCTCTTCATTCCAAAGATTTCATTCTGTACAGTGGCAGTTCATCGAATGCCGGTAATAACTCTGACCCGACGGGAAGCCAAACCTCTAACTCGCCCCTTCCATCGCCGCTGGCATACCCGACACCGCCGGCTTCCCACGAGCCCGTAACGCAGGCATCTCCCTTCCTGGACGATTCCCGCCACTTCTCCGACGCCAGCTCCTTCTTCGATGACAAACGCAACACTACCAACTTTCTCGATGATGGCTTCTTCAAAGTAGAACCCAAAGACGTTAAACTCAACGATGAAAAAATCCTCGCCCTAAAGAATGAACTGTTGGATGAAAACCACGATCTTTTCCGCAGCAACAAGAACATCCTTGACGAGCACTGTCACGAGCTGTTCAAAAGCGAAGATAGTTTCTTCGTCGAAGAATCAAGCGCCAGTAAACCGACGGATTCCTCCATTAGCACCCCTGGCAATGTGCACTCCCCTTCCAAAATCAATTTGGACTTTCTCGACGAAGCACAAGCATTTATCAACGAAAATCGCAACGCTTCCTCTCCACTGTCGAATGCCTTCTTCTCCGCCACCATGTCCAGTGCGGAAGAAGTCAAGGAAGCACTGGAAGAGGTACTTCCCAGCGACGAAGACGTAGCCATCGCAGAAGCCGACATCGATTTATACTACCTGAATGGGCTTTCCTCGCTGCAATCGCAAATGATGCCCAACTCGGACGATCCGTTGCTGTCCTCTTCGCCGAAAGATTTCGCCCATCGACAGCACCAGAAATTCTTGTTcgagcagcaacaacaacagcagcagcaacaacaactaaGTCAGCAGCAGTtgagcaacaacaacaataacaacaacagcacCTTCTCACCACCGAGTGCCAAAAAGCTTAAAACTGAAGCGGATGCTCCAGCGTTCGCCGCAGCTAGTGATACAAACAAAATTCCACTAACCGTACAAACTGAGCAAATTCCAAAAGACAACCCGAATGACTCCGTATTTCTCAGCCCGAGTAGCATCTCCAGtaccagcagcagcggcagcagcagttcCCCGAAATTGCAGCATGCTCTCCTGCGTAAACGGCCCGCCGCCCTGCTGCCGACGGTATCGATCCGGAAGTCACCCATTTACCACTCGAAGTTACGCAAATCCACCACGGCAGTTCCCGTTACGCACTACACTCCACAGCCGATGCTGAATCCAAACCGAACTGCTTCCGGACTGTACTCGACGATCGCTTCCACACTAGCCAGCCAGTCCAGTTCTGTTTCCGATTCGACCGTTGATGACACCTCCGACATTTTCAGTGAACCACCGCTTCCTATACGGCCTCGCATCAATCTAGGCAACGACTATCAGGCAACAATTCCCGACTGCACCGCACCCAGCTACAATCAGTCTAACAATCAGTCCGATCAACACATGTGGGACCCTGTGGTGGTTCAGAACGAAACCCAAATCGCACGCTACGTTGAACTTTCGCGCTCTTCCGCAGTACCGCTAGGATGTCATTCCGAAGAAACGGCTTTAAAGGCACTACTGGAAGCTCAAGGTGAAATCCACATCGCTATTCTGAACCTGATGCAAACTCCTGCGACCGGTTTGCACCGGCGATGGTCACCCAGCGAAATGGAACAGTTTATCCGTGGATTGGAACTGTACGGAAAAGACTTTTTCCGAATAGCCTCCGAGTTGCTGCCGGCCAAGTCTACTGACGACTGCGTTCAATTGTATTACTTTTGGAAAAAACTATGCGTAGATTACAAAACCACTCACCTTCTTCAGCACGGCGACAATTCAATGAAATTCATCAACATGAACGTCAATCCGGACGATTTACTCCTAGATCACGCCGCCTATACCACCAACACTGTCAAATCCAGCGGTCTAGGTCACCATTCGAGtgccaacagcagcaacagtagCTCCACGAGCGACGTGCGTCCGCACGTCTGTGAGGTTCCCGACTGTTCAGCGGtaagattttctcaaaattttcccATTACACTTCCTCCTTCAATCAACCAAATCTTCTTCACAGAGTTTCTCCTCGAAAGCCGCCCTGCACGGTCACATCCGCATTCACTGTATCGGACGTTCGGCGGCACACCTGAACGGCACTACGCAAAATGGTAATTTCTTGAGTACTACCGCTGCTGGTAACCCTATTAACCCTAACCACATACCAACAAAGGATGATTATCCCTGCAAGGTGTGCGGCAAGTAAGATCACCCCAGTCATTGTCCGTAATTAGAACAAAAACAAGTACACGAACAGACAGAtttagtcaaaaaaaaaaacaaaacagaaaacccCCTATTCAGAATCAGTGGTTTTTTCAAGCAACCTGCGCGTTTtgatttcgttttcattttcagttcaaatcgTTCTGTATTTATGAATCCTTAGTTCGCTAGACAACAAGTATCCTACTATTGTTCTTCTCTAGAAAACTAGAAACAGTAAACTACACATCACTCGACTCGGCTATGTGTTGCTAGCGAGTATATTTGTGTTCGTGTGT contains these protein-coding regions:
- the LOC128735448 gene encoding serine-rich adhesin for platelets, yielding MCSASMGAEGSVTLQLREAVQAPDAAGTSLSEHGGLTIGYPDPEMLADMLGSFQSASAAGLEQSSASAAVTAATFDLIQENSSSNCSSRQSGLDPTEQQQQQQQQQHTIASALLAKASSPTGCSNSSNSGSSSSSSNGSGGSSSSNGGLTLGTLKPELASKETLNGCLPSTVSVGASSTGSSSNSTSNSSSSGNSGVSSNSKSTVAAASVATVNSANSNNSTMIVSGAPGGHSSRSDSTSSCSSTSSSSSSSSGSSSSSSSSSGSNSSSNGSSGSSTLAVTVNGLPTVVKKPRPKTVSPTRHGPQQCQVCSKVFGNASALAKHKLTHSDERKYVCITCSKAFKRQDHLNGHMLTHRNKKPYECKAEGCGKSYCDARSLRRHTENHHSAVGMASGPSTPLTVAAASPTGGAALQSVIATMALTTTTTTTTAAMTTGPLSGLSLSPATASGDASSPHGATTCSIQFSSSASTTLGSASSGGTILSSSSASSSSNSNNSNHGHQSDSSGTGGSSKSLSPSSPAGGSGNEGLTRQQLDLITQIMQQTKQANAAAAAAGQKVHPRPRTWNMQLQLSQHKLTPTSSVIANSVSTSQSSSSQSLTSTSSITTQAAVSVDSAGSSTAAGGAGAAQSQNSSVGQALNKSDQKPVECNLCHRKFKNIPALNGHMRLHGGYFKKDSETKKCDKKEHTGPPLQTASVGVRALIEEKIINKRSKDLKNLLLKGSFVVPAAPLTARRLLEASEALLTPKPGTVAIVSTQNGTTQIINPKATIMAAAGGALSVTTNSGGLPTEVKDATLIELLKRGTKVAVKRTCSDPGQLAIATQTTQSSIATSATTRTVVLPANLNTASSTTGGALSIANSLTTTASSDSTPLSLTISQAPSGSADVFTLAYSTDATGAAAFFSDNDVYSVSDTTMLLQAVDSIQLLQDPSSSDQLDEIASLSDYTTINEQTFTPSRQLQAVLDSPLPESLAEFSALHSKDFILYSGSSSNAGNNSDPTGSQTSNSPLPSPLAYPTPPASHEPVTQASPFLDDSRHFSDASSFFDDKRNTTNFLDDGFFKVEPKDVKLNDEKILALKNELLDENHDLFRSNKNILDEHCHELFKSEDSFFVEESSASKPTDSSISTPGNVHSPSKINLDFLDEAQAFINENRNASSPLSNAFFSATMSSAEEVKEALEEVLPSDEDVAIAEADIDLYYLNGLSSLQSQMMPNSDDPLLSSSPKDFAHRQHQKFLFEQQQQQQQQQQLSQQQLSNNNNNNNSTFSPPSAKKLKTEADAPAFAAASDTNKIPLTVQTEQIPKDNPNDSVFLSPSSISSTSSSGSSSSPKLQHALLRKRPAALLPTVSIRKSPIYHSKLRKSTTAVPVTHYTPQPMLNPNRTASGLYSTIASTLASQSSSVSDSTVDDTSDIFSEPPLPIRPRINLGNDYQATIPDCTAPSYNQSNNQSDQHMWDPVVVQNETQIARYVELSRSSAVPLGCHSEETALKALLEAQGEIHIAILNLMQTPATGLHRRWSPSEMEQFIRGLELYGKDFFRIASELLPAKSTDDCVQLYYFWKKLCVDYKTTHLLQHGDNSMKFINMNVNPDDLLLDHAAYTTNTVKSSGLGHHSSANSSNSSSTSDVRPHVCEVPDCSASFSSKAALHGHIRIHCIGRSAAHLNGTTQNGNFLSTTAAGNPINPNHIPTKDDYPCKVCGNWRSQDHEAYRFLDKTFRKVYIIRDASFVEGDYDELTESVQEENMIEFYSKLKLTTTEQEESVDGGATGPLL